In the genome of Streptomyces sp. P3, the window CCGGGGTGGACGCGGCGACGGGCAGGACGGCGTGGAGCCGGCGGATCCCGGGACTGAACAAGCCGTACTTCGTGTCGTTCGCGCAGGACGCGCGGCCGCTGGCGTACGCGTCGAGCACGTCGGACGACGGGCGGCGCACCCGGATCACGGCCGTGGACCCCTCCACGGGCGAGGTGCGGTGGGAAGAGCGGTTTAACGGGACGGTCGTGCCCGCGGGCGCCGTCGGCGGCGGCCTCGTCCTGCTGTCCGAGGGCAGTGCGTACGGCGACGTCGACGCCGTCCTGCGCTACCGGCCGGGAGATGCCGCGCCGCGGCGGACGCGTCTGGGCGTCGCCCTCCAGGGGGTGCGCGCCTCCGTGCACGGCTACCGGGTCTACCTGCTGGCCTTCGACGGGTCACTGGTGGCCGTGGACACGCTCGCGGGGAAGGAGCTGTGGTCCCTGCAGACGGCGGTGAGCCGGGGATCGGCGCCGTCCGCCGACGGCGAGCACGTGTACTTCGGCGCCGCCGACGGACGTCTCCTCGCGGTGGACGCCGACAAGGGCAGGCTCGTCGGGCAGACGCGACTGCGGCTCGGGGCCGCATCGGACAGGGTGGTGGCCTCGCTGCCCGCGCCCACGGCGGTCGACGGCCGTGTCTACGCCGGAGCACCCGACGGGAGCGTCTTCACCGTCGACGGGCGGGCCCCGGAGGACTGGTAGCCACGACCGGCACGCGCCGAGGGCCGCCACCGCACGGAGTACCGGCGGAGACGGCCCTCAGGGCGTCGAGGTCGGGAGGCGGGCGGGACGCCGGACCGGGACCGGGGTCGGCGTGGGCACCGGCCTCGGCCCTGGTGCCGGGTGCCGGGTGCCGGGTGCCGGGTGCCGGGTGCCGTGTCGGTCGCGGGCGTCAGCCCAGCTTCGACACGTCCCGCACCGCGCCCTTGTCGGCGCTCGTCGCCATCGCGGCGTAGGCCCGCAGGGCGGCCGACACCTTGCGCTCGCGGTTCTTCGGGGCGTACACGCCGCCGAGGGCCGCCTCGCGCCGGGTGAGTTCGGCGTCGTCCACGAGGAGCTCGATGGTGCGGTTCGGGATGTCGATGCGGATGCGGTCGCCGTCCTCGACGAGGGCGATCGTGCCGCCGGACGCGGCCTCCGGGGACGCGTGGCCGATGGACAGGCCCGAGGTGCCACCGGAGAAGCGGCCGTCCGTGATCAGGGCACAGGTCTTGCCGAGGCCGCGGCCCTTGAGGAAGGACGTCGGGTACAGCATCTCCTGCATGCCGGGGCCGCCCTTGGGGCCCTCGTAACGGATGACGACGACATCGCCGTCCGTCACCTGCTTGTTGAGGATCTTCTCGACGGCCTCCTCCTGCGACTCGCAGACGACCGCCGGGCCCTCGAAGGTCCAGATCGACTCGTCGACGCCGGCCGTCTTGACCACGCAGCCGTCGACGGCGAGGTTGCCGCGCAGCACGGCGAGGCCGCCGTCCTTGCTGTAGGCGTGCTCGGCGGAGCGGATGCAGCCGCCCTCGGCGTCCTCGTCCAGCGCCTCCCAGCGCTCGGACTGGGAGAAGGCCTCGGCGGAGCGCACGCAGCCGGGGGCCGCGTGCCACAGTTCGAGCGCCTCGGGCGAGGGGGATCCGCCCCGGACGTCCCAGGTCTTCAGCCAGTCCGCCAGGGACGGGCTGTGGACCGAGTGCACGTCCTCGTTGAGCAGGCCGGCGCGGTGCAGTTCGCCGAGCAGGGCGGGAATGCCGCCGGCCCGGTGCACGTCCTCCATGTAGTACGTGCGGTCCTTCGCGACGTTCGGCGCGACCTTGGCCAGGCAGGGCACGCGGCGCGAGACCTCGTTGATCTCCTCCAGGCCGAACGGGATGCCCGCCTCCTGGGCGGCGGCGAGGAGGTGCAGGATCGTGTTGGTGGAGCCGCCCATCGCGATGTCGAGGGCCATCGCGTTCTCGAACGCCGCGATGGTGGCGATGTTGCGGGGCAGGACCGTCTCGTCGTCCTGCTCGTAGTAGCGGCGGGTGATGTCCATCACCGTGCGGCCTGCGTTCTCGTACAGCGCCCTGCGGGCCGTGTGGGTGGCCAGGACCGAGCCGTTGCCGGGGAGGGACAGGCCGATGGCCTCGGTCAGACAGTTCATCGAGTTGGCGGTGAACATGCCGGAACAGCTGCCGCAGGTCGGACAGGCGTTCTCCTCGATGCGGAGGATGTCCTCGTCCGAGATCTTGTCGTTGACGGCGTCGCTGATCGCGTCGACCAGGTCGAGCGTGCGGACCGTGCCGTCGACGAGGGTGGCGCGGCCGGACTCCATCGGACCGCCGGAGACGAAGACCGTCGGGATGTTCAGGCGCAGGGCCGCGTTCAGCATGCCGGGGGTGATCTTGTCGCAGTTGGAGATGCAGATGAGGGCGTCGGCGCAGTGGGCCTCGACCATGTACTCCACGCTGTCCGC includes:
- the ilvD gene encoding dihydroxy-acid dehydratase → MPELRSRTVTHGRNMAGARALMRASGVPGADIGRKPIIAVANSFTEFVPGHTHLQPVGRIVSEAITAAGGIPREFNTIAVDDGIAMGHGGMLYSLPSRDLIADSVEYMVEAHCADALICISNCDKITPGMLNAALRLNIPTVFVSGGPMESGRATLVDGTVRTLDLVDAISDAVNDKISDEDILRIEENACPTCGSCSGMFTANSMNCLTEAIGLSLPGNGSVLATHTARRALYENAGRTVMDITRRYYEQDDETVLPRNIATIAAFENAMALDIAMGGSTNTILHLLAAAQEAGIPFGLEEINEVSRRVPCLAKVAPNVAKDRTYYMEDVHRAGGIPALLGELHRAGLLNEDVHSVHSPSLADWLKTWDVRGGSPSPEALELWHAAPGCVRSAEAFSQSERWEALDEDAEGGCIRSAEHAYSKDGGLAVLRGNLAVDGCVVKTAGVDESIWTFEGPAVVCESQEEAVEKILNKQVTDGDVVVIRYEGPKGGPGMQEMLYPTSFLKGRGLGKTCALITDGRFSGGTSGLSIGHASPEAASGGTIALVEDGDRIRIDIPNRTIELLVDDAELTRREAALGGVYAPKNRERKVSAALRAYAAMATSADKGAVRDVSKLG